From Trichoderma atroviride chromosome 1, complete sequence, one genomic window encodes:
- a CDS encoding uncharacterized protein (EggNog:ENOG41), with protein sequence MAAATRDTSNQPSMNRIVAEHVHQRAMSTIFLNEQLMKGPPRFREADLKDPRLRHCAFDPETVVFESRIGGGKDGYVWRVNFGGEGPFVLKVFWDQVPPIKAGDYYSMQRECQNAAVLQMMEAAVATKPVLVNARPETRQAAMENYLSFTEENCSPRYTRDLPETAARPRTRLISSLPRMTKCYGWLKLPNEVWIDLPPHLQAENDDPRKIRTLFENHMGCVAVIYELVEEGENEMETVEDVDTFLWHAGFAYAVDPHPKNWKSGVLVDHSEIVHIRGYNWNMGDYVGRTAEQILEGEGNKA encoded by the exons ATGGCGGCAGCTACGAGGGACACCAGCAATCAGCCTTCGATGAACCGTATTGTAGCTGAACACGTTCATCAAAGAGCAATGTCAACCATTTTTCTCAACGAACAACTCATGAAAGGACCACCCCGCTTCCGGGAGGCTGACCTGAAGGATCCACGCCTCCGCCACTGCGCCTTTGATCCAGAGACTGTCGTTTTCGAGTCTCGAATTGGGGGTGGAAAAGATGGATACGTCTGGAGGGTAAACTTTGGCGGCGAGGGACCATTCGTCCTGAAGGTT TTTTGGGATCAAGTACCTCCCATCAAGGCCGGGGACTATTATTCGATGCAGAGAGAATGCCAGAATGCTGCCGTTCTtcagatgatggaggcagCCGTGGCAACAAAGCCAGTTCTTGTAAACGCTCGCCCCGAGACAAGACAGGCCGCCATGGAGAATTATCTATCATTTACCGAAGAGAACTGCTCCCCGCGATATACTAGGGATCTTCCCGAGACAGCTGCACGCCCGAGGACCAGGCTTATCTCATCATTACCACGCATGACCAAATGCTATGGCTGGCTGAAGCTGCCCAACGAGGTGTGGATTGATCTGCCACCCCATCTGCAGGCCGAAAACGACGACCCCAGGAAGATTAGGACGCTTTTTGAAAATCACATGGGCTGCGTTGCCGTCATCTATGAGCTTGTCGAAGAAGGTGAAAACGAGATGGAGACTGTGGAAGATGTTGACACTTTTCTATGGCACGCTGGTTTTGCCTATGCGGTCGACCCGCATCCGAAGAACTGGAAAAGCGGCGTCTTGGTCGATCACTCCGAAATTGTTCATATCCGCGGGTATAACTGGAACATGGGAGATTACGTCGGAAGAACAGCGGAGCAGATCCTAGAGGGCGAAGGGAATAAGGCATAA
- a CDS encoding uncharacterized protein (EggNog:ENOG41): MLITSLPSTKNTKPTIMNSNSGNSSDNTNMSLLGHNGGLSIGKAQRPGPSLGKKAEKPTSSSSSSPSGSRSQSLERRGLGQMLNGILHGQRRDEAYLRADDSSETASLSSVATEKRALLGAKAKASSPSKSSSSARKEPRMPNINESMVPRGGLR, encoded by the coding sequence ATGCTCATTACCTCCCTTCCATCAACTAAAAACACCAAACCAACCATCATGAACAGCAACTCCGGCAACTCTTCAGACAACACCAACATGTCTCTCCTTGGACACAACGGCGGCCTCTCCATCGGCAAGGCTCAACGTCCCGGACCCTCTCTGGGCAAAAAGGCCGAGAAACccacttcttcctcctcctcttctccctccgGCTCTCGCTCTCAAAGCCTTGAGCGTCGCGGCCTCGGCCAGATGCTCAACGGCATTCTCCACGGACAGCGCCGCGATGAGGCGTACCTTCGAGCAGACGACAGCAGCGAAACTGCTTCGCTGTCGTCTGTCGCCACTGAGAAGCGAGCTCTACTAGgagcaaaggccaaggcttcatcgccatcaaaaAGCTCCTCCTCAGCCCGCAAAGAACCAAGAATGCCCAATATCAACGAGAGCATGGTGCCTCGCGGTGGTCTCCGATGA